The Poecilia reticulata strain Guanapo linkage group LG10, Guppy_female_1.0+MT, whole genome shotgun sequence sequence acttcctgtcatcttcttcgtcttttccagTTGTTGATCGTGTGATACGAAAAAAAGACACTCATtttgatacagctgaaaaaccacctcctCCCAgctcaaaaccttttttatcaaaaaacttgatttttattaaaattcccAGGtctccattaagcaaatttaatttagtaattcCAGTTTGTGTAACTAAAAGCTCCATGGAAACACATTGCTGCACTTACAGGAAACCAGCCCACACCAGTGTGCCCAGCAGGTGCAGTTAAAGCTTTGGATATGCACATAATCACTAAATCTCACTTCTCCCCGTTTCTTTGCTCTCTGCTTCTTTCAGTAGACTCCTCCGAGCTTCTGACCCCCGATCCGGTGGAGCTGCAGTGCGTTCCCATGGAAAACCATTTCTGCCCCGTCCCCAAACTGCTGGTGGCGGCTCCAGTGGGAATAAACTCAGTAAGCCTTTCACGAAACCCCAGTTAGAGTCCctgaaaacctgcagctctgcagcaaaCATGTGCCTCGCCCACAGTGCGCACCGACCGAGCGTCAGTGTGAAACTTCTTATAcaatgtttataaaataaaatgtaaaaaataagctGCAATGGTTCACGCAATACAAGCCTGAACTCAAAGCTGCTTCACTGCAGCCGTAACGATGCATCCTGACGTGATGAGCAATAGAGCTCCCTCGTTCTGACagccatacacacacaccacacctTAAACGTgtgcacacgcgcacacacacacacacacacacattgaagACTAGAAGCCCTTTATGGGTTGCAGCCATTACCTGAGGCAGCCCAACACACCTGACTGATCCAAAGTAAGAAAAGTTCATTCTGGATTCTCAGAACATTGGAGCTGCAAACGGACCTGCTGCCGGTCTTCAACCATGACtcgttttaaaaatgaaagaatgtgTTGTATATCATCCAGTTTATTCTCATCTGATGCCTGATGAAACGTCAGAAAGAAGCTGTTAATTTGTTTGTGCCTTTGAGTTTTTCCTGCTGAGCTGCAGAGAAGACCTGGTTtctaaaaaggattttaaaaaataaactaaacagcAGCGATTAAAGAGATGTCCACATGTGAAATTAAAGGCAATACCAATTTCAAGTTTGCTGCATATCAGCGAGTGGTTGCTAGTGGAGGACGATTGTATTAAACAACGAAGGTTTATTTGCaggatttaaaggtttttgcctgattttaaatatctggattaaaacagcaaatgagGCATCATTAAACATGTAAAGTTAGGTTGCATTCACTATAACTTATAGAGGCAGATAAGAGGTTTTCTAACCCCCTTCACACCAGATTAAGACGAGCCTACAGTAAACTATTTGGGACAAAATTCAGTCCAGGGCCAGCCCTAGGTTTTTTGGGGGCCTACAGCAAAAATTTATTTGGGGGCCCCTTCCTGTTACAGGAATTTCAATCCAGATTTGGTGTAACCTGGGAGAGAAAACGGAGTTTAATTGTCTGACCTTTAATTCAATCCAGGATAattatatcattattatttacgGACAAACCGAGCTCTAGCAGAAAgcaaaaattgtacttttagCATTAATGTGTGACTGTAACACAgcaattaaacaataaagattatttttgcaaagttctttaaatcttacatttaaatatattaattaatcTATCCTGAAACCAAATTAAGGAATGAAAACAatcttactaataaaatataaaaagcacaTCTTTTGCCAGTTTGCAGAATCCccatctattttttaaaatgtgaaaatgcattTGTAGGTCAAGAAGAAATGTTGAGTGTCAAAaaccaatcagaatcagctaattctgatattgatttttttttttttcatacaagaCAATTTGAAGGAAAATCAGGCTTTCTAACACCATAAGCCTGATCGCTAATAGAGAAATATTTGACCTGAAAATAATTGCAGGCCacaaaaagtgtaattttgtccaaatttaaacgcaaaataattgtattgccaatatttttaatgtattttaccaGTTAAACTATAAAGTAAATGGCcatagtttaataaaaaccaacagTTGTGTCTCATGTTAGTGGaaaacactgtcataaacatgacataacacctgtcatgaacatgaacgagtctttatgaatgtttatgactgttgtcatgaagtgtcattcggtaaataatggcacttttaatgcaaagttgccttaaaagttgcattaaaagtccattaaaagtgccaactttgcatgattttgtaaataatgacaatttaatgcaacgttggcatttttaatggacttttagtgcaacttttagagcaactttgtatttaaagtgtcattatttgacACTTCaagacaacagtcataaacattcataaagactcgttcatgttcatgacaggtgttatgtcatgtttatgacattgtcatgtcagtcttattcacaccccgtcaaataaagtgttaccctaaTACTTTGCGATATACCTAACATATACTATTTCACGAAAATTATAGTTTGTTAGCAAAAATCTCATCCAAAATGCTAAAATGTGTCCATTGATATTGACTGTGTGAGCTTTAAGGCCAAATTTGTACCaatgtttagtttaaattgGAGCCAGTAACAAGCACAAATGAGGATAGACACAATTTGGAGGTGGTGCGCACCTTGTCACAACTGGCTGCAGTAGTTTAGTGAAGAGGCCTATTTGCTAGCATGAATTGATGCAGCAAGGTAAGATCTTTAAAACACTGTTCTGCCAATAGCGTCACAATAATGCTGATGATTTTaaccaacatgttttaatcataTCCTCCTTACCAATCCCACAATAATGAACGTCGACGTCCGATCTTAGTCCAGTGTGAAGGGGGGATTCGGACTGTGGTCTCGAAAAACAAACTGCCTTAAATAATGTTCTACCTTTGGGGGCCTGTCTCTAGTTCTGGATCAGACCACTCTactattaaaagttttttgtcGGATCTGTTCTGTTTGTGAGGTTTTATAGTGCAACAACTAAAAAGaaagagtttgtttgttttcattctttcagtatttgatttaaaagaactcaTAATTGTTTCTGTCGTCTACATAAATCTTATAATAAATCGATTATAATCCTGAGTCAGCTCAAATATTGCAAACTGTTAACACTGACACCTTTTCTTCCCATCTGATGTCAGCCGTTGCACAAGACGGAAGCTGGATCTGTTTCCTAATGTTGTGCCTAAAGTCTGTATATGCAAGAAGTTGCCCATTTATCGCAATACCCAAGTTAATTCCTCCAAATAATGTGCAAATGTTGAACGCAGAGATCcatcttaaaaaagaaatttcttTGTGGTATTATTAGTTTCATGCtgctttttaagtaaataagtgGCACaagatttattgtttaaagGCACTTCAGGGAGAAATCTTAGAACTTGAAAATGTCGTGTCCGACTTTATATCATCACCTTTTCTACTGCTGTGTCCTTTCTGTCAGAAGTCGTCAGAGCTGAATGATGAAGCATTAGAAGAGGTAGGAAATGGAAGAAATCAATCAGACGTTAGGGgtaaaaaattcaaacacacCTGTTATTTTCCCTGAAATGAActgctttctttgtgtgtgaGACTGAACTTGGAAAGGTGGGCGGGAAGCATTTTCATTCAAGTTCAAATGTGCCTCTTTCAAGTCTCCTTAAACCATCACTGTCGAAACACTGTAAGAACTACGAGTGCTCAAAGATGCATCGCTCATTTAGTACGTTGCTAATGTTGTACGAAACCACGTCTAGTTTCTTCTCCGAGACAGCTGTGCTGTCTTATTGTCAGTGTAATAAGTACATACACCAGTGAGGTGAGTGGTGGGggtaaaatgtgagaaaatgagtTTCACACAGATTTAGTTGGTTTTAAGTGCTGCATATGTTCCAGCATTTCCATTTTAGAATAATGTTGATGTGTTGTGAATGTACCTAATGCAAAAACTATACATGTGCCCCCCTGAACGACAGGCATGCTGAAATGTTACTATCACCATATATAAACTATTTCAGAGGTACCATGATGATACTGTGTTAAGATGTATAGAAATGTATGTATTGTTATatagatttatatttaatgtcATTACGTGGTGTGgctacaaacagaaatatttttcacctTTAGAAAATTTTGATCAGAGTTGTGCTGTTTGAGGtgcaaatgcagcagaaaataatttctttagagAACACAAATTATAAAGACGTAAACAGGTTATGTATCTGTAAGAAACTTTTTTGGAAATGTGTCCaaagtttatttctgtcaaCTCACAACGTCTCTCTTTGAACTTTGCTTTGCAGGTCAGactttgattaaatgtttaattgccAAAACTAAGactaaatttaaatgtgaagttGTGGATGCACAATAACATACATGCATCTTTACAAACTTATGTATACTTGTAGGTCTAAAACTTCATTTCAAGCACGTCTTTTTTGGTTGGTCCCATATTTAGTGGagcttgttttttctgtttttaatgtgggAAAAGGTGcactaaaaacaaatctgcataTTTGATAGACAAAGAGAAAGTCGGTGTGGCACACTTAATTCTAACAAAATTCAGTTCATCCCTCTGCAGCTTTCACAttctccattcatccattttttcttttttattcttccttttcttttcccgTCTTATGAGGGAAGATGACTGAGAAACTGCAGCGAAATTGTAATTTCCTTCTGGTTTTTAGCCCATAAACACTGAATTATCCTTATTAGTTTCCCACATTTATGTTTAACAGAGAAACGCAGACTATCagtaaaaatgttcagtaaatgtttctaatttttaattaatatgttttaattatttaattaaataagtgGACCTTAAGCTGTCAAACTGAACAGTGTCTTCTCAGCTCTATAATGAGGATATTCTTattatttgagaaataaaacgcacctattaaagtaaattaaaagcaCCCTCCACAATTATTGACACCTGTGTCAAAAGATGTCACaattttcaactaaaaactttagaaaattattcctttaatttaagtgcttttatttttttttaacagtcacaattatttttacctttatgATTTCCTATGAAATAACtgtaatttgttaatttatatCTTTTTAAGTGAATTAAAAAGATATCTTTTCCTGatgttaaaatgacaaatgtcaCTTTTAGCCACTGTTTAACAcgggaaagacaagagaacatgccgCTCAAGTGAAGTTGTTGTGCATTGATCTACATAAGACAGGAATGACTACAAGAAAGTAGCTACTCTCCTAAATTAGCTCATATTTACTGTCAGAATAATGGTGAAAAGACGGAAACAACTGGATTGGTGACAAATAAGTCACAGAAAGCAGGGCAGTAAAGAAGATAAGAAAATCCAAAAAGCTCACTGTTTGAGGAAATCAGTAAATTTTGGCCTCACAAAGCCTCCAAAACGAGGATTTACTTCAAGGATTTTGTGCCAATAATTGTGGCTGGTGCTGCAAGTTTGCACAGTGAGTTAAACTGGACGTGCTTTACAAGCCTATTACCTCAAAATGAGCAGCTTAATCTTCTCATAGATCATTCTGAAGTCAACAAAAACGGCTGagaaaaaaggattttcatGCCAAGAAAGTAAAAAACTCACTCCTCTTGCTAAACTGCTTGAATTTTTCCCCCACCATTTGAAGATGTGACacgtttaaataaatgtcacaccttatagtttaaaaactaattaacaccaaactgcaaaataatataaatgtaaaatcaatggcaacaaaatgacaacatggcTACCTTTCTATTATCATAtcatttttattctcataaacTTAATTacctgttttatttgaaaaaaaggaATGTCTAATTAGCTTGTATTGTgcttgaatattttatatagACAGCTTAAATCCTTGTGATTTCCAAAGTCAGGTCAGGTTtagctttgtttgcttttgttgacCATAAATGTTTGTCTTCTTGTTCATTATGGttttttcagaaacaagaaAGGACTTTTAAAGCAAACGTGTTTCTGTCAGTGAGGTAAAGAGGCTTTTTGGACAAACTGTAAAGTCAAACTAATTCACCTCCTGCAAACCAAACAGTCTGTCGCTGCAGAGCTTTTGTTGGCAAGTTGTGTTTCAGTTTGGGCCAAAAATAGAGTCCAGAAGTCTCTTGATGTCCAGCGTGTCCAGGGTGATGTCAGTCCTGACTAACATGTACAAGAATGTGTAATGTTCACCTCGTTTGCACTTATGTACATAAATACtccaaatttattttgaataatacaGATAAAagagatgattaaaaataaccaatcagcGTATTGTTAGCGGTGTGtctattgttttattacagtgtGAAAACAATTGAGGTATCTgtccttttgtttgtgtgttggtGATGACACGCATTAAACTGTGTCAACTGTAAACTGTGTTTGGTTTCGCTCCGgagaaatatttctttcattattctctaacattgaaaAGAACAGGTGGATTACCACAAAGTCTGCAATAACTTTAGGAGATCAGTGCCATCTTTGCCCTTAAATccatgtcattatttacaacaTGTAGGAAAATCACCTCCTGAAGCTGAAAATGgccagaagaaaagaaaaaaaaaaggatgagcagaaagaaaaaaagaggagagagcGTGCCGGATGTGCTTACAtggtttaaatgtgaaattctgattttacttcTGCAGAAGCATTCTTACACAGACATGATGTTATCAGAAACTGACATGCCAAGCGATTGCGTTGCTGTTGGAGCAAGTGATTTTGTTGCCATGGCTCCGGTCCATGTTGTGGATTGATTGAGTCATGCAGCTGAATTGGTTCACAGCTCTGCGACAGCTGAGTGTTGAAATGGATCTCTGATCAAAGCAAACTCCCTGATGCTTCAGTCGTTCTTTTCATACTCTCAGCATCTCCATACTGGggctttttttgttatttttaccaCTTACAGGTGAATAATTTCTCAAGTTTATGTATTGTCTGTTTGCTGTTATTGTGCCTTCATAGTacaaagtgtaatttttttgttgaattcaCAAACAACGGTGAACTGAATGTGtgtatggggttttttttccaagtctttTGTCTGTGCTTCATTGCGTTTTGGTATAAGTTGAATACAAAAATCACAGACTGAATGTCGGCCTGTTGGAGGTGAAGAAGGCCTAAAGCTGTTGAGGACTAAGCCATAAGAAAATCTTTCCCGGACGCTTTAGGACAGACTGACTGCTGTTTCTAACTCATCTATTGTTTCATTCGCTTTCTGCTTGTGGTGCTTGTATGTGCTGCTGTGCTCCACGCAAATTTACTTTGCACTGTATAGGTATTGAAAGTTAATGTGCCTATAATCagttctgctgtttctgtttgaccttaaataaaacacatcatgGTAATCCCCTTGCAGTCTTGTGATTTTCACTGTTCATCTGGTTGCTTTACAGGCAGATGATTTGATATTCACAGCACTGCCCAGAAATTTAAATCATCAATAATGTTTGGAGGGGGGTTTAGCATCCAAGGAGTCTGACACTAGTCTGACTAGTCATTGATAGTAGTAGGCCTTGATCCACACCACTTCagatataataaaaaaagagtgtaCTATGTATACAATATGTATGGGTGAATGTTACacttcaaaatgaaacatttaaaaaaatcaacaatgtcATTTGCACATAATGTCAAGCTTCATCCTCAAACTTAGCTCATCCCTGAGAAGTACCTCAGGGATGAGTGTTCAGCCCAGTTCcactgtttagttttgttttctacaagCAACCAGAAGATGTTTAATTTGAGTGTGGTGCAATTCCTTCATTcaagttttgattaaaattgaaCACAGCATAACAATTAGCAACTCAAATTACAAGTGCAAAATATGTGTACTTATATTTTGGAATGCTTTGGTTCTCGATTAGCAAAATCAACTGGAACTGCACCGAAAGatggaaaagtcaaaaaatttccATCAATCATTTCCATCAATCGGATATAAAAATTCAACTACAGTGTTAAGGgcataaaatgtttcattgtatTTTCAATTGACGTTAGCCTGGTCACCTGGCAGTAATGGCTAGAAGCTCtacttttctgactttttacTGGTGTCAAACCCAGATGTGATCTTAGATTTCTCCTGCGGTACTGGAATCTGTTTTTGCTtagaagttgggatattttagTTCTGGGTCATTCAAATCAACTGGAATATCCCCAGAAATCAAAGAGGGAAAGTTGGAGGTTTTTCACTAACCCTCAatcataaatcataaataagTGAGATTGATTGGCTCAGTCAGTCTGATCTGACTTAAAATTATTGGTACCATGTTTAAGACTGGCAACTACAACACGGTTAATTTGGATCCAATGTAATACTCTGTGTGACTTTTTGATGTACTGTTTCACTTATACTCAGAAGTTGTAGTTTCTTTACTTTCATAGTCAGAAAAAAGTCTCAGTACTACATTTGATTCACAGAAAAGTgccttaaatgtgtttaaatacataaaatgtagATAAATTGTTAGTTATTGGCTTGAATTTCTAATTAAAGTTCGCATAAATAGCAAATCCCATGTTATGTTGGGGGTGACGTAATTCTCAAATCAGCGTTCCAACTTCCGGTGTAACGGGCAACTCAGTACAAAGTCTGCagaggcttttattgtgaaatctgCCTCTATGCGGAAGCAGACTGTTAGCTTCAGGAAACCAGTTGGAGGAAAAAGATTTTCCTTCTCCAGGAAAAAACTCCTCCACACTGAGCCCAACAAAGGCCGAAGGAGCTAAAATCCCGTAGCTAATGGACCGCTGGAAAACTGCACAAATCCTTAGTCGATAGGACGCGAAGCTGCCAAATTGTCGGGCCGGgtccggaaccagaaccaggcccCAGACTGGACCCCGGACGTAAGCAGCGCTGCGACACCGGAGGGTCGATGTGTGGGTGAGGGAAGTGGCATGCTGTGGTTAGGGGAGGCTAAACGCGGATCACCGTGACTTGCTGTCTGTATATAGGCGGCGAGTTCTCCAGCGAGTCCAGGCCGACTTGTGTGTTGCATCCGATCGGCTGTGAAGGCTCGAAGCTCCGGGATGGCTCAGCTGGAAGTCAGCCAGACAGGAGCTAGCTTCACCGTGAGCTAACATCGGAGTTAACCGACATCAACTTTCAGTCGCTAACAGgccagacagaaagaaagacggGAAAACAAATATGAGTGTCGGAGCGGGGCTTATGTGAGTGAGCAGGGCTGGTTTTATTTCGCTTTTATTTGTTAGCAGTTTCCTCGGGCCTGAGCAGCGTTTATGGAGGGAGTATAGCTGCGTCGTTAGCCAGCCTCCACCGCCCCAATGAAAGAATACAAAGTTGTCGTGCTGGGCAGCGGCGGCGTCGGTAAGTCCGCGCTCACCGTGCAGTTTGTCACCGGCACCTTCATCGAGAAGTACGACCCGACCATCGAGGACTTCTACCGGAAGGAGATCGAGGTGGACTCGTCGCCCTCCGTGCTGGAGATCCTGGACACGGCGGGGACGGAGCAGTTCGCCTCCATGAGAGACCTGTACATAAAAAACGGCCAAGGTTTCATCCTGGTCTACAGCCTGGTCAACCAGCAGTCCTTCCAGGTAAACAGGACAGTCATGTGTGCTGATAATTAGTCCATACAGACTCAGGAACTGTGAATTATTTGAATATATACATGTTAAAATTGACCACATCTACAGAAAAACGTGGGATAATTCCCAACATCTACTAACAAAACAACATCCTATCATTGCAGTTAAGGATGCAACGATCAGCCTTTTTCTGGCCAATACCGATTTTTCAGGATATtctcattattatttaaaaatacagttttaatcccagagggaaattaaacGATGTAACAAGTTGAGGACGCTGAgagctgtgggcaggaaggatctcctgtagcagtctgtatcacAGCGATTCTCTTTGAGAGATTTCCTCTCTCTGTTAGCGATTAAATCATCTCTAAAAGACAGCTTAAACAGAAACACTAATTCTATCCACTCTGTACTTATTATCAAATATGGTCAGTTTTTAAGTTGCAGCAAGGAGATGAAACATAATTTGGATCAActcctgaaaaattaaaatgcatagTCAcaaattttgtacatttctttcataacaactttatttaaatagtcAAAGTGTTTTGGAGCTTAAAATGAATGGGTTTACTTCAGTATTAGCTTGCAAAAGAAGTGGGATATGTGGAAAATTTGGtagataaatgaaataattaatattgcTAACTGTGCTGATACGTTTTGTGCTCTTGCCTGTTTTTACTCAGCAGTAGTGCTCTCTTGCtgttcatttaacattttaacttctTTATCAAACCAATTTTATATTCATTATTCTATAAACCATTCACAACCTACCACATTAAAGATGGTAAATGTTGTATAAATTCAACAGAATAAAATTGCAGTTTAATGACGGAACataataatgtttaataatCATTTCCCTCTCATTTCTTATCCAGTCTATGTCTTTATCTCGCCTTCGTCTCTATTTTCCAGCTGTAGCTAGTGATTATTTAAGTTATCAAGACTTCTATTGATTATTCCGATGATTGAGTAATCAAATTTTTGAAAttgacacattctgcagatttttcattaaaccacTGAAGCTTACAGttctaaaatacattaaaaaatgcaaataaataattcaggtCTTTtgttgaagaagaaaataaatattttgtgtctGAAAATGCAATAACACATCATTCCTTTATTGAAcacttgattatttgtagcaaaaaatTAATCTACtgctataaaatatatttccaacATGAACATGCAAAAGGATTGATGTTAAGTCgagcagaaagggctgagcttttcacatgttagTATTGtcttagctgcagatgcatcctttgctaaaAATGATCAAGCATTCACTACAGGAATGCtatgttgcattttatccaagaatatatttatttttctcatttgaaaaCAGCATTACATTatctattcatttatttgcacattttaatgtatttctaatattgcataaaaaaagcttaagtgaaaaatcagcagaatgtgccacatttttatctgattaattatcagaataatcaattgattaattgatcaatTAAATAATTGTTAGATGCAgcctttattaaatgttttttaaatataataattagtgagatgaaaatatttaacatgaaaacatattaatccaacatttaacaataaaagAGTGGAGCTGATGAGGATATTGCATTAAAACATAACCTGATGGAAATCAGACCCCTTTCAAACCTTTAAACTTCTCCttcatgtgttttccaggaCATCAGGCCGATGCGAGACCAAATAGTGCGAGTCAAGCGCTTCGAGAAAGTGCCGCTGATCCTGGTCGGCAACAAAGTGGACCTGGAGTCGGAGCGCGAGGTCGCCGGCTCGGACGGCCGGGCCCTGGCTCAGGAGTGGGGCTGCCCTTTCATCGAGACGTCCGCCAAGAGCAAGACGATGGTGGACGAGCTGTTCGCCGAGATCGTCCGACAGATGAACTACTCCACGCTGCCGGAGAAGCAGGAGCAGTGCTGCACGGCCTGCGTGGTGCAGTGAGGAAGAGGTAGGCAGGGCGTccataaaaaagtatttaattggctttaaatacattaatcatagctcttacATTTTGCCGTGGCTTTAGATATTTCCAAAAATCACatcacaatatattttttgcaatacCTAACGATAATGAAGACGATAttccacattttctgctttttttgttattggaTTTGACTAACTTTCCTTCATAAACAGTTGTcagaataaataatatattcatATGTAAGTATATACAAAATCAGACATTTCAATACGTTTAATGCATCAAaggaaataacaataaataaatataaatccaaGCTAATTTTGGACAATAAATCAGCAacaaagtgtaaataaaatactCTAACTTTTCCTTGTCGGATtgtcactgatttatttatatttttacaaaaatgtgatgaaatgttcCCGCAGCGCTTGTGCAGAAAAACTAGAGGAAAAAGTAACACGCGAACGAACgagtgtgagagagagacaggggAGTGGGTGGTGCTACAGTCCGTT is a genomic window containing:
- the rap2c gene encoding ras-related protein Rap-2c → MKEYKVVVLGSGGVGKSALTVQFVTGTFIEKYDPTIEDFYRKEIEVDSSPSVLEILDTAGTEQFASMRDLYIKNGQGFILVYSLVNQQSFQDIRPMRDQIVRVKRFEKVPLILVGNKVDLESEREVAGSDGRALAQEWGCPFIETSAKSKTMVDELFAEIVRQMNYSTLPEKQEQCCTACVVQ